In the Candidatus Nezhaarchaeales archaeon genome, GTCGCCGCAAACATCGCATAGTACTACGCCGTCAGGTATGGGTACGACGTGCTCGACGTTTCCGTACTCGTCCATGATCTTTATGCTGCGGTTCCTGGCGAACCTGTGCCTGCTAGCCACAACCACGAAGTCCACGCGTTTCGCCTCGAAACATTTTTATAGCCCTGAAGCCCCTTTAGTGGCTTGGGAGGGGTCAGCAGTCCCCCTCGAAGGAGGACTACTGTTTTAATCATCTTCATCGCGTCAGCCTTTCATCATACCCCTCCCAACTTCAACCCTTTTAAACTGCGGCTGACGAAAGGGTTGAAGCGTTCACCGGGGCCTCAAGGCCGACGCTTGAAGCACCCCTCCCGATGAATTGTTCGAGCAGGGCGCTGTTAACGCTTTTAGCCTTCTTAGCTTTGTTACGCTTTAAGAACCTCTCGGCTTCCTTACTGGTCATTCCTCATCCCCAACGCTATGCTTACGTGAACGCTGCAAGGCTTGTATGCGTCGTGCAGGAAGTACTTACCGTCCCTCCAGTTCTGCTCCACCATACGGATTAAAGTACAGCCACACTTCCACTCAAATTCTTTTAGTTCGGAACGAATTCAATCGTTAATCCACCTTATGACCTCGTCATTGACACTTATATACACTTACACCACTAACATCAATAGCTATAGGTCCATTAAACGCTCTTAAAGACCTATGTAATGGTATGTTAAGCCTTAAGTAGCCTCCTAATCCACGAGTAATCAACTGGTGGAAGCTTAGGGATTAACCTATTTAAGGCCTTGGTGAATCCTTTGAGCTGCCTAAAGGGCATTAAATAGCGGACAACGGCTAAGAACTCCACATACCTATCTGTAATCTTAAAGGGCCTACCAACCTTACCATTATTAATAAGCTCAAAATCATAATCATAGCAATCGAGGAAATCGAGGCTTAAAAGAAGCTCACCACGCCTAATAAGCCCCTCATCAACAACCCTCCA is a window encoding:
- a CDS encoding transposase, whose amino-acid sequence is MYWRVVDEGLIRRGELLLSLDFLDCYDYDFELINNGKVGRPFKITDRYVEFLAVVRYLMPFRQLKGFTKALNRLIPKLPPVDYSWIRRLLKA